A window from Enterocloster bolteae encodes these proteins:
- a CDS encoding DUF1934 domain-containing protein, translating to MTKDVLITISGIQMIDEEDSDVEMIVRGDYYQKNGKHYILYEEMMEGFTGKVKNVIKISPSGMDIIKKGIANTHMQFEKNKKNLSCYTTPLGDMVVGIQANRIKINEEPDSLLVNVDYSLDINYEHLSDCSIRLDVQSCPQ from the coding sequence ATGACAAAAGACGTGCTGATTACAATCAGTGGCATCCAGATGATAGACGAAGAGGACTCCGATGTGGAGATGATAGTAAGGGGAGATTATTATCAGAAGAATGGAAAGCATTACATCCTCTACGAAGAGATGATGGAAGGCTTTACAGGTAAGGTCAAGAACGTAATCAAGATATCCCCTTCCGGAATGGACATAATTAAAAAGGGAATCGCCAACACCCACATGCAGTTTGAGAAGAACAAGAAGAATCTTTCATGCTACACCACTCCCCTGGGCGATATGGTGGTAGGCATACAGGCCAACCGGATTAAAATAAATGAAGAACCGGACAGCCTGCTGGTGAATGTGGATTATTCCCTGGATATCAATTATGAGCATCTGTCCGATTGCAGCATCCGCCTGGATGTCCAGTCCTGTCCGCAGTGA